From a single Nicotiana tabacum cultivar K326 chromosome 8, ASM71507v2, whole genome shotgun sequence genomic region:
- the LOC107807494 gene encoding limonoid 21-O-acetyltransferse, translating into MGSQSAALQVKILSTNFITPSSPTPNHLQNYKLSFFDQIAEDVHLPLVLFYPPNDKNSTTDEQLEESLSRVLIHVYPIAGRFTEDFCSINCLDQGVKFVRANVNSKLDDFLEQAHKDVNAALLCWPHDTWTVDEGNLAITPLVIVQVTRFECGGIALSMSHAHIAMDGFSSLSFLYEWSKVCRLGIPTKEINFLSFNLGEIFPSRDLSKLLLPRIPGEKRAESKLVAKRLYIDESAISKLRDEMTGLSFKPTRVEMITAVLWRALIRASEAKNRNMRRSLMGVPVNLRSKISLPQIEKCFGNLVVDSPVKFVPGETKMELHNMVALIRDTVQKTIEYCNKESPDEIVSAVADLYNGSFQANDWGASHEVDAFTCSSLCRFPILGADFGWGKPCLMHFGSRHNQTCWLYDAECGNGVCVQVDIKESYMRFFECDQDIKAYFNW; encoded by the coding sequence ATGGGTTCCCAATCTGCTGCCCTGCAAGTTAAAATCTTATCCACAAATTTCATAACACCATCCTCACCAACCCCAAATCACTTACAAAATTACAAGTTATCTTTCTTTGATCAAATAGCTGAAGATGTTCACTTGCCTCTTGTTCTTTTCTATCCACCAAATGATAAAAACTCAACTACGGATGAACAACTCGAAGAATCCCTATCTAGAGTATTAATCCATGTTTACCCGATAGCTGGTAGATTTACAGAGGATTTTTGCTCCATAAATTGCCTTGATCAAGGGGTTAAATTTGTAAGGGCAAATGTCAATAGTAAGCTCGATGATTTTCTTGAGCAAGCACACAAGGATGTTAATGCCGCACTACTTTGTTGGCCTCACGATACTTGGACTGTTGATGAAGGTAATCTGGCTATTACACCTCTCGTTATCGTCCAAGTAACAAGATTTGAATGTGGTGGCATAGCTCTGTCAATGAGCCACGCCCACATTGCAATGGACGGATTCTCGAGTCTCTCTTTTTTGTACGAGTGGTCCAAAGTGTGTAGACTCGGAATCCCCACAAAAGAAATCAATTTCTTGAGCTTTAATTTGGGTGAAATTTTCCCTTCAAGGGATTTATCTAAGCTTTTACTGCCTCGTATTCCGGGAGAGAAACGTGCAGAAAGCAAACTGGTCGCTAAGAGGTTATATATTGATGAATCTGCTATATCAAAGCTAAGAGATGAAATGACAGGTTTGAGTTTCAAACCTACGAGAGTCGAGATGATTACAGCAGTTTTATGGAGGGCTTTGATCCGTGCTTCGGAAGCGAAAAACAGAAATATGAGACGTTCTTTAATGGGTGTTCCAGTCAACTTGCGTAGTAAGATCTCTTTGCCTCAAATTGAAAAGTGTTTTGGTAATCTTGTAGTTGATTCTCCAGTAAAATTTGTACCGGGGGAGACCAAGATGGAGCTGCATAACATGGTGGCATTGATAAGGGATACAGTGCAGAAAACTATTGAGTATTGCAACAAGGAATCACCAGATGAGATAGTCTCAGCGGTTGCTGATTTATACAATGGAAGTTTTCAGGCAAATGACTGGGGTGCCAGTCATGAAGTTGACGCGTTTACGTGTTCAAGTTTGTGCAGGTTTCCTATACTAGGAGCTGATTTTGGTTGGGGGAAACCTTGCTTGATGCATTTTGGATCCAGGCATAATCAAACTTGTTGGTTGTATGATGCAGAGTGTGGCAATGGTGTCTGTGTGCAGGTGGATATCAAGGAAAGTTACATGCGCTTCTTTGAATGCGACCAAGATATCAAGGCTTATTTTAATTGGTGA
- the LOC107807495 gene encoding limonoid 21-O-acetyltransferse — translation MGFLCANLKKSMVIEIMSKKLVKPSSPTPTHFQSYKLSFFDQLAIKMHVPIVLIYHNLNNSITDELLEESLSKTLTHVYPSAGRINKDRRVVDCLDQGVEFIIAKVNCQLEDFLEQARNDIDLANHFWPQGIKDVDDNYDFAITPLVFVQVTRFECGGLALSVAAEHIAIDGFTNMKFIYEWAKVCRLGIPSSTTDIFNYDLGDIFPARDTSRILKPLASLAIPKDTIMYVAKRFVFNEASISKLRNKIANSIASGVLGFKPSRVEMITSLLWRALIRASQAKNGRLRPSLMSFPVNLRGKASVPKLANAFGNFAVEVPVVFTPNETKMELHNLIALIRDATDKTMVFSAKASNDELVSMAANLYNMTQEWEANEEVDEFTCSSLCRFPMKEADFGLGKPCWMTFGLRQSQVFWLYDADCGSSIAAQVDLNESLMHHFERDQDLNTFTILNN, via the coding sequence ATGGGTTTCCTTTGTGCTAACCTGAAAAAGTCCATggtaatagaaatcatgtcaaAGAAGCTTGTAAAACCATCATCACCAACTCCAACTCACTTTCAAAGTTACAAGTTGTCTTTCTTTGATCAACTAGCCATTAAAATGCACGTTCCCATTGTTTTAATTTATCATAACCTCAATAATTCCATCACTGATGAACTTCTTGAGGAATCCTTGTCTAAAACATTAACCCACGTTTACCCATCAGCAGGAAGAATTAACAAGGACCGTCGTGTGGTGGATTGCCTTGATCAAGGCGTTGAATTTATTATTGCCAAAGTAAATTGTCAGCTCGAAGATTTCCTGGAGCAAGCACGCAACGATATTGACCTTGCAAATCATTTTTGGCCTCAAGGAATCAAAGATGTGGATGACAATTATGATTTTGCCATTACCCCACTTGTGTTTGTGCAAGTCACTAGGTTTGAATGTGGTGGCTTAGCACTGTCTGTTGCAGCTGAACATATTGCAATTGATGGATTCACCAACATGAAGTTCATTTACGAATGGGCTAAAGTATGTAGGTTGGGGATTCCCAGCAGTACTACTGACATCTTCAACTATGATTTAGGTGACATTTTCCCAGCAAGAGATACGTCGAGAATCCTCAAACCTCTTGCTTCCCTAGCTATACCAAAAGACACAATAATGTATGTAGCGAAAAGGTTTGTTTTCAATGAAGCTAGCATATCAAAGCTGAGAAACAAAATTGCAAATTCCATTGCTTCTGGAGTTTTGGGATTTAAGCCTTCAAGAGTTGAGATGATCACATCTCTCTTGTGGCGGGCATTAATTCGTGCTTCACAAGCTAAAAATGGGCGTTTAAGGCCTTCCTTAATGAGCTTTCCAGTGAACTTACGTGGTAAAGCTAGTGTACCTAAATTGGCAAATGCTTTTGGAAATTTTGCAGTTGAAGTTCCAGTTGTATTCACACCAAATGAGACAAAGATGGAATTGCACAACTTGATTGCTTTGATCCGTGATGCAACGGACAAAACTATGGTTTTTAGTGCTAAAGCTTCGAATGATGAGTTAGTTTCAATGGCTGCAAATttatacaacatgacccaagaatgggAAGCAAATGAGGAAGTGGACGAATTCACATGTTCAAGTTTGTGTAGATTTCCTATGAAAGAAGCTGACTTTGGACTGGGAAAACCATGTTGGATGACCTTTGGACTGAGACAAAGTCAAGTGTTTTGGTTGTATGATGCAGATTGTGGAAGTAGCATCGCTGCCCAAGTGGATTTGAATGAAAGCCTAATGCACCACTTTGAACGTGATCAAGATCTTAACACTTTTACTATTTTGAATAATTAA